In one window of Acidimicrobiia bacterium DNA:
- a CDS encoding NAD(P)-dependent glycerol-3-phosphate dehydrogenase: MTVGVLGAGSWGTAVAALAAAKNDTLLWARRPEVAETINRIHFNPDYMSEFSLPESLVASADIRHVAANCEILIIGIPSHGFRDILEQTAASIPDSIPILSLTKGIEAGTLMRMTEIIADVLPNHPRSHIGVLSGPNLAKEIMAGEPAATVIALPDAALAEEIQTRFMTPTFRVYTNPDVVGCEIAGACKNVMAIASGMVSGLGFGDNTRAALITRALAELVRLGIAVGGNPLTFGGLAGIGDLVATCYSSQSRNYTVGHGLGEGKALQDIIDEMNMVAEGVKSTSGVLSLAERENVEMPIAAEVGRVLYEGADPKDSMMALMGRTAKSEGHGIF; the protein is encoded by the coding sequence ATGACCGTTGGAGTACTTGGTGCAGGATCCTGGGGCACGGCCGTGGCCGCCCTGGCCGCTGCCAAGAACGACACGCTGTTGTGGGCCCGGCGCCCCGAGGTTGCTGAAACCATCAATCGCATCCACTTCAATCCGGACTATATGAGCGAGTTCTCTCTGCCCGAATCCCTGGTGGCGAGTGCGGACATCAGGCACGTTGCAGCCAACTGCGAGATTCTCATTATCGGAATTCCCTCGCACGGATTCCGTGACATCCTGGAGCAGACCGCCGCGTCGATTCCCGACTCGATCCCCATCTTGTCCCTCACCAAGGGCATTGAAGCCGGCACCCTCATGCGAATGACCGAGATCATTGCCGATGTGCTGCCCAACCATCCACGGAGCCACATCGGCGTCCTTTCAGGTCCCAACCTGGCGAAGGAAATCATGGCGGGCGAGCCGGCCGCCACGGTCATCGCGCTGCCAGACGCAGCCCTGGCCGAAGAAATCCAGACCCGGTTCATGACCCCAACCTTTCGCGTCTACACAAACCCTGACGTGGTTGGTTGTGAAATAGCCGGTGCCTGCAAGAACGTCATGGCGATCGCGTCAGGCATGGTCTCGGGCCTTGGCTTTGGCGATAACACCCGGGCAGCACTCATCACTCGAGCCCTCGCTGAGCTGGTTCGCCTCGGCATTGCCGTTGGCGGAAATCCATTGACGTTCGGGGGGCTGGCCGGAATCGGTGACCTCGTGGCGACCTGCTACTCATCACAGAGCCGCAACTACACCGTCGGGCATGGCCTTGGCGAAGGCAAAGCCCTCCAGGACATCATCGACGAGATGAATATGGTTGCCGAAGGGGTGAAGTCAACGTCGGGTGTTCTGTCGCTGGCCGAACGCGAGAACGTCGAGATGCCCATAGCTGCCGAAGTGGGTCGGGTACTTTACGAGGGTGCCGATCCGAAAGACTCGATGATGGCCCTGATGGGTAGAACGGCCAAGTCCGAAGGACATGGCATCTTCTGA
- a CDS encoding phosphoribosyltransferase, whose protein sequence is MELYRDRRQAGRVLAAHLASAELPADTVVLGLPRGGVICAREVAVSCGVRPGALLVRKLGVPTQPELTFGAIASGGFMVLNPELASRLSAVEMDLVATRERRELERREAAYGAKQLDLEGRVVVLVDDGLATGATMRVAIQATRSQSPARVVVAVPVAAGDALALVADLADQVVCPRIPARFRSVGEWYQEFAEVTDAQVIKVLAEPPG, encoded by the coding sequence ATGGAGCTCTATCGAGATCGTCGCCAGGCTGGCCGGGTGTTGGCCGCCCACCTGGCTTCTGCAGAACTGCCTGCCGATACCGTTGTCCTTGGTCTGCCACGAGGTGGCGTGATTTGTGCGAGGGAAGTCGCTGTGTCGTGCGGTGTTCGACCTGGCGCGCTCCTCGTTCGCAAGCTCGGGGTGCCGACCCAACCGGAGTTGACCTTCGGGGCCATCGCCTCTGGTGGTTTCATGGTGCTCAATCCGGAATTAGCCTCAAGGCTGTCGGCTGTAGAGATGGATCTCGTCGCGACTCGAGAGCGTAGGGAGCTCGAAAGGCGGGAGGCGGCATACGGTGCGAAGCAACTCGACCTGGAGGGACGAGTCGTTGTTCTGGTCGACGATGGACTGGCGACCGGGGCCACGATGCGCGTCGCCATTCAGGCGACGAGATCCCAATCGCCTGCCCGGGTAGTGGTCGCCGTTCCTGTCGCAGCAGGCGACGCCCTCGCCCTGGTAGCCGACCTCGCCGACCAGGTGGTTTGTCCACGTATCCCAGCCCGGTTCCGATCGGTTGGCGAGTGGTATCAGGAGTTCGCCGAGGTGACCGACGCACAGGTGATCAAGGTTCTGGCCGAGCCGCCTGGATGA
- the murI gene encoding glutamate racemase yields MSQPIGIFDSGLGGLSVLHHARHLFANEQFIYLADQRRAPYGDRTREEVFDYTVMAVDRLLAAGVKGVVIACNTASDVALDRMRERHPAMPFVGIEPAVKPAVAASRTGIIGVLATSGTVNGERLRSLIRKYAGTSTILTQACPGLVELIEDGLGDSRQTEALLREYVTPLVTVGADTLVLGCTHYSLIADHVAKVAGPGVAIIDPAEAVARQIGRTIRLDGAEGGIRYETSGDAVRMRRQLSEMFSEDAAVYPAP; encoded by the coding sequence ATGAGTCAACCGATTGGAATTTTCGACTCCGGTCTCGGAGGGCTATCGGTCCTCCACCACGCCAGGCATCTGTTCGCCAACGAACAATTCATCTATCTCGCCGACCAACGCCGCGCTCCATATGGCGATCGCACTCGCGAAGAGGTCTTCGACTACACCGTCATGGCGGTCGACCGGTTGCTGGCGGCTGGCGTCAAGGGCGTGGTCATCGCCTGTAATACGGCCAGCGATGTGGCTCTCGATCGAATGCGGGAACGACATCCGGCCATGCCGTTCGTTGGTATCGAGCCGGCAGTGAAGCCGGCCGTCGCGGCGTCCCGGACCGGAATCATCGGGGTTCTCGCCACGAGCGGCACCGTGAATGGTGAGCGGCTCCGCTCGCTCATTAGGAAGTACGCCGGCACGAGCACGATCCTGACCCAGGCTTGCCCTGGACTCGTGGAACTGATCGAAGATGGTCTGGGAGATAGCCGGCAAACTGAAGCCTTGCTGCGCGAGTACGTGACTCCCCTCGTCACGGTAGGTGCGGACACCCTGGTCCTCGGCTGTACTCATTACTCGTTGATCGCAGATCATGTGGCCAAGGTCGCCGGGCCGGGGGTGGCGATCATCGATCCCGCCGAGGCGGTCGCTCGTCAGATCGGCCGCACGATACGACTTGACGGAGCTGAGGGCGGGATCCGATATGAGACGTCGGGCGATGCAGTCCGTATGCGACGCCAACTCAGCGAAATGTTTAGCGAAGACGCCGCGGTCTACCCGGCCCCCTGA
- a CDS encoding SMC family ATPase: protein MRPVTLKLDGFRSYASEVEIDWTGRHLVGIVGPIGSGKSTILDAVCFALYGKTPTEKANQRSLIHQRADVGKVELVFDVEGIRWKSVRALRRRGQSPHALYRIDPDDPDGEPLETILGKGDVDARIEEILGVDFDGFNRSVMLAQGRFSDFLKAGNADRDKTLKGVFGLDKIDVMEAVAKRIRDEAKRDLDEFGRRKADLDNVRALAARAEEALENATKRLESLWLVEADLAEADQQRQAEQAKIEKADERTAALKSIAARMPDPGRSREILSEHAARQAELALAKKHLESLTASSVTARQKRAHALESVGGEAQLAVVRQQAARYDDAQAAREREVERLSMAGSNLEKAESLVTQTRAEADKAVAGAQAAAAVTLTASDALRGSEQAVHEGQHADMAATLRADLAVGHECPVCAQPVAELPKAGRQRVALDQLETDRDTARRVHEEAVGSEKIALAGAARSTEAVTNAITKLEEAKASVAAATDSKAAAAAMVVGIESTLSEVLGEEPIARLATVEATLKAATNEIDELEAALAGARSDVEHGAGAVEKAQADLRALASVVVTLASQLQVDHDDVVDADGTEKLLALVRDIWVRNQQEASKERELAVAGLAGATRGRAEAMESVGLSPDDDFGKALANAVAAVAATQRELDLRKERLAQSAELDEQITARESVVGLYDDLAKDLRPGGFLGYLLEEERAELATVASEQFEQLSGGRYRFSDGGEFNILDLNAAELVRKASSLSGGETFLASLALALALAEMVARGSGRLDAFFLDEGFGSLDAEHLDLAMAGIELLVAGHDERLVVIVSHVPDMKDRIEDLIILDKDPGTGATIVVGG, encoded by the coding sequence GTGAGACCGGTCACGCTCAAGCTTGACGGCTTTCGCTCTTATGCCAGCGAGGTCGAGATCGATTGGACCGGGCGCCACCTCGTCGGAATCGTCGGCCCGATCGGCTCGGGCAAATCGACCATTCTCGACGCAGTCTGTTTTGCCCTCTATGGCAAAACCCCCACTGAAAAGGCCAATCAGCGTTCGCTCATTCACCAGCGCGCCGATGTGGGCAAGGTCGAGTTGGTGTTCGACGTCGAAGGAATCCGATGGAAATCGGTCAGGGCGCTCCGGCGGAGAGGGCAGAGCCCCCATGCCCTCTATCGCATCGACCCGGATGATCCCGATGGCGAGCCACTTGAGACGATTCTCGGCAAGGGGGACGTCGACGCTCGCATCGAGGAGATTCTGGGAGTCGATTTCGATGGATTCAACCGATCGGTCATGCTTGCCCAAGGTCGCTTCTCCGACTTCTTGAAAGCGGGTAACGCCGATCGGGACAAGACCCTCAAGGGGGTGTTCGGGCTCGACAAGATCGATGTCATGGAGGCGGTCGCCAAACGTATTCGAGACGAGGCCAAACGTGACCTCGACGAGTTCGGTCGCCGAAAGGCGGACCTTGACAACGTTCGCGCATTGGCCGCTCGGGCCGAGGAGGCACTCGAAAACGCCACCAAGCGGCTGGAGTCGTTGTGGCTCGTCGAAGCTGATCTTGCCGAAGCCGATCAGCAACGCCAGGCGGAGCAAGCGAAAATCGAGAAGGCCGATGAGCGCACAGCCGCCCTAAAGTCCATTGCCGCCCGGATGCCCGACCCCGGGAGAAGTCGGGAGATCCTCAGCGAACATGCCGCCCGACAAGCCGAGCTGGCGCTCGCCAAAAAGCACCTGGAATCACTTACAGCCTCAAGCGTGACCGCCAGACAGAAACGCGCGCACGCCCTGGAATCGGTCGGCGGTGAAGCCCAACTTGCGGTGGTCCGCCAGCAAGCGGCGCGGTACGACGATGCGCAAGCCGCACGCGAGCGGGAGGTGGAACGCCTGAGCATGGCCGGGTCGAACCTTGAGAAGGCTGAGAGCCTGGTAACTCAGACCCGGGCCGAGGCGGATAAAGCGGTCGCGGGCGCTCAGGCGGCGGCGGCGGTGACGCTTACAGCGTCTGATGCGTTGCGCGGCTCCGAACAAGCTGTCCACGAGGGCCAACATGCCGACATGGCTGCGACACTCCGGGCTGACCTGGCCGTCGGTCATGAATGCCCGGTCTGTGCCCAACCGGTCGCCGAGTTGCCCAAAGCAGGTCGCCAGCGGGTCGCTCTCGACCAACTCGAAACGGATCGGGACACGGCGCGCCGCGTCCACGAAGAAGCCGTCGGCTCGGAAAAGATTGCCCTGGCGGGCGCAGCTCGGTCGACCGAAGCGGTTACCAATGCGATTACCAAACTGGAGGAGGCGAAGGCGTCGGTAGCGGCCGCCACCGATTCGAAAGCTGCGGCCGCCGCGATGGTCGTCGGCATCGAATCCACGTTGTCCGAGGTCCTCGGCGAAGAACCGATCGCCCGGCTGGCTACGGTCGAAGCGACACTCAAAGCGGCAACGAACGAGATAGATGAGCTCGAAGCTGCCTTGGCCGGAGCGCGGAGCGATGTCGAGCATGGCGCCGGAGCGGTAGAAAAGGCGCAAGCCGATCTCCGTGCCCTCGCCTCGGTCGTCGTCACCTTGGCTTCCCAGCTCCAGGTCGACCATGACGATGTCGTTGATGCGGACGGAACCGAGAAGCTCCTCGCGTTGGTCCGTGACATCTGGGTGCGGAACCAACAAGAGGCTTCGAAGGAGCGTGAGCTGGCCGTCGCCGGTCTGGCCGGTGCCACCCGAGGGCGTGCCGAAGCCATGGAGTCTGTCGGGCTGTCGCCCGACGACGACTTCGGGAAGGCACTCGCCAACGCAGTGGCAGCCGTGGCCGCCACCCAGCGGGAACTGGATCTTCGTAAAGAACGGCTCGCCCAGTCGGCCGAGCTCGATGAACAGATCACGGCGCGAGAATCGGTGGTCGGGCTCTACGACGATCTGGCGAAGGATCTGCGGCCAGGGGGGTTTCTCGGTTACCTGCTGGAAGAAGAGCGGGCCGAGCTCGCCACGGTGGCTTCCGAACAATTCGAACAGCTATCCGGCGGGCGGTACCGGTTCTCTGATGGAGGAGAGTTCAACATTCTCGACCTCAACGCGGCCGAACTGGTCCGCAAGGCGTCATCACTGTCAGGCGGTGAGACATTCCTGGCGTCACTCGCGTTGGCCCTGGCGTTGGCCGAGATGGTTGCCAGGGGAAGTGGTCGGCTCGACGCCTTCTTCCTCGACGAAGGTTTTGGATCCCTGGATGCCGAGCATCTCGACCTGGCGATGGCAGGCATCGAGTTGTTGGTGGCCGGTCATGATGAGCGCCTCGTTGTCATCGTCAGTCACGTACCTGACATGAAGGACCGTATCGAGGATCTCATAATCCTCGACAAAGACCCTGGCACTGGCGCCACGATCGTGGTTGGCGGCTGA
- a CDS encoding 3-hydroxyacyl-CoA dehydrogenase — protein MNLSGTSVIITGGASGLGAATARRVAGSGAKVVIVDLQDDLGGTLAEDLGGAYVHADVTQEDQVKVAVDAAVEMAPLFGLVNCAGIGPPARTLNRDGVPHDLDLFRKVVEINLLGTFNTIRLAAAAMAKNQPQDSNERGAIVNTASVAAFDGQVGQAAYSASKGGIVGMTLPIARDLSTIGVRVNTIAPGIIDTPLLAGLPEPARLSLAEQVLHPKRLGFPSEYADLALFLLNHSYMNGESIRMDGGIRMAPK, from the coding sequence ATGAATCTTTCTGGCACTTCGGTCATCATTACCGGTGGAGCATCCGGCCTCGGAGCCGCTACCGCCCGCCGGGTGGCCGGTAGCGGTGCGAAGGTCGTCATCGTCGACCTCCAGGACGACCTGGGAGGCACCCTGGCCGAGGATCTTGGTGGCGCCTACGTGCACGCTGACGTAACTCAGGAGGATCAGGTGAAAGTTGCGGTCGATGCGGCCGTCGAGATGGCCCCCCTATTTGGTCTCGTCAACTGTGCCGGCATCGGACCTCCGGCGCGAACGCTCAATCGGGATGGTGTCCCTCACGATCTCGACCTGTTCCGGAAAGTCGTCGAGATAAACCTGCTCGGCACCTTCAACACGATCCGGTTGGCGGCCGCCGCCATGGCAAAAAATCAGCCTCAGGATTCAAATGAGCGGGGAGCCATCGTCAACACCGCCTCCGTTGCGGCGTTTGACGGTCAGGTGGGGCAGGCCGCATACTCGGCATCCAAAGGCGGCATTGTGGGCATGACCTTGCCCATCGCCAGAGATCTTTCCACGATCGGCGTTCGAGTCAACACGATCGCTCCCGGCATTATCGACACTCCTCTCCTGGCGGGCCTGCCCGAACCAGCCCGTCTGTCGCTGGCCGAACAGGTCCTGCACCCAAAGAGGCTCGGCTTTCCTTCGGAGTATGCCGACCTCGCCCTGTTTCTGCTGAATCACTCCTACATGAATGGTGAATCGATCCGCATGGATGGCGGCATCCGGATGGCCCCGAAGTAG
- a CDS encoding cytochrome c — protein sequence MRLGLLLAALLLVVSACTSVDPNATGPEVFEQVCARCHGINLDGGVGPSLGPDSEAASKPDESLLTTITTGRARMPSFRNQLTEDQIRGLVEYIRTVQGAG from the coding sequence ATGCGCCTCGGTCTCCTGCTCGCCGCCTTGCTACTGGTTGTCTCTGCTTGTACGTCGGTTGATCCAAACGCGACCGGGCCAGAGGTTTTTGAGCAGGTGTGTGCCCGGTGCCATGGGATCAACCTTGACGGCGGAGTTGGCCCGTCGCTGGGTCCTGACTCGGAAGCGGCGTCCAAGCCGGACGAGTCATTGCTCACGACTATCACCACCGGCCGCGCCAGGATGCCGTCCTTTCGAAATCAGCTCACTGAGGATCAGATCCGCGGGTTGGTTGAGTACATCCGGACGGTTCAGGGGGCCGGGTAG
- a CDS encoding flagellar biosynthesis anti-sigma factor FlgM, which produces MGASGDMLGADPFSDVDPFEGGPHLSPMATPAERKALIGELRGLIQTGDYKVDVEVVAFAVMREGRWETL; this is translated from the coding sequence ATGGGGGCTTCAGGTGACATGTTGGGCGCGGATCCGTTCTCGGACGTCGATCCTTTTGAAGGTGGCCCCCACCTGTCTCCGATGGCGACTCCCGCCGAACGCAAGGCTCTTATAGGCGAGTTGCGTGGCCTCATCCAAACCGGCGACTACAAGGTTGACGTGGAAGTCGTCGCGTTCGCCGTGATGCGCGAAGGCCGCTGGGAAACTCTCTAA
- a CDS encoding ATP-binding protein, with protein MSVGRVIGTEKTSTQVFRVVLDDDQYLQLDDLVVVRTQVPQAGEIATYGIVTESEAVYEGASYESDTFRIAEHGILPAQKVRSAQVQVTRVDPEVWVSPDPGELVERASGEARDKALYADEMGRPLPVGIGRDGQPLYVDLDFFDGRKGGHMSISGISGVATKTSFALFFLRMLTGRRDIVGESGANMRVLVFNVKGEDLLWLDKPNVLFDDDARTKWEALGVAPTPFPSVGFWAPPRKKSGDVLLADVAGRQEGVQPFAWTPREFIDEGLLRFLFTDAGDSRNQLSFVEERVRSQLQRWAVDVVGRPGAVVIRQPPVGGWRRGAEVKLEPGERIIEDLPSLVESLEEFLDPPDGEEPDRTWSGRVQGGTVSAFMRRLYAAQSRLGELIRAGDSHRIDRATAQVTVVAIQSLHDLAQRFVVGALLQETFAEKEQTGQRLPLSVVVLDELNKYAPREGNSPLKDMLIDIAQRGRSLGVLLVGAQQTASRIAQEVMENAAIRVAGRLDAAEAERSEYGWMLPSTRARARLLKPGTMVISQPAIPVPLVVNFPFPPWATRREEVSEDVDPFVGL; from the coding sequence ATGAGCGTCGGGCGAGTCATTGGAACGGAAAAGACGTCAACCCAGGTTTTCCGGGTAGTCCTTGACGACGACCAGTACCTGCAACTCGATGATCTGGTCGTCGTGAGAACCCAGGTGCCCCAGGCCGGGGAGATTGCCACGTATGGCATCGTGACCGAGTCCGAGGCGGTCTATGAAGGGGCTTCATACGAGTCCGATACCTTTCGGATTGCCGAGCACGGCATTTTGCCGGCTCAGAAAGTTCGGTCCGCCCAGGTGCAGGTAACCCGGGTCGACCCGGAGGTCTGGGTCTCTCCCGATCCAGGCGAACTGGTCGAGCGGGCCAGTGGCGAGGCCAGAGACAAGGCTTTGTACGCCGACGAAATGGGCCGCCCGTTGCCGGTTGGGATCGGCCGGGATGGTCAGCCCTTATACGTAGATCTTGACTTCTTCGATGGTCGCAAGGGCGGGCACATGTCGATATCGGGGATCTCGGGAGTCGCCACCAAGACCTCCTTCGCGCTGTTTTTCCTCCGGATGCTGACCGGACGTCGGGACATCGTCGGCGAGAGCGGCGCCAACATGCGAGTGCTCGTGTTCAACGTCAAAGGGGAAGACCTGTTGTGGCTCGACAAACCGAACGTGCTCTTTGACGATGATGCTCGAACCAAGTGGGAAGCCCTCGGAGTCGCCCCGACCCCCTTTCCTTCGGTCGGATTTTGGGCGCCTCCCCGCAAGAAGTCCGGGGACGTACTCCTGGCCGATGTGGCAGGGAGACAAGAAGGGGTACAACCGTTCGCATGGACGCCCCGCGAATTCATCGACGAAGGATTGCTGCGCTTCCTGTTTACCGACGCCGGCGACAGTCGTAATCAGTTGTCCTTCGTGGAGGAACGGGTCAGATCCCAGTTGCAGCGCTGGGCGGTTGATGTGGTCGGCCGGCCAGGAGCCGTCGTCATCCGCCAACCACCCGTCGGGGGCTGGCGGCGCGGCGCCGAGGTCAAGTTGGAGCCAGGGGAGCGGATCATCGAAGACCTGCCGAGTCTTGTCGAGTCCCTCGAAGAGTTTCTCGATCCCCCCGATGGCGAAGAACCGGACCGAACCTGGTCGGGAAGAGTGCAGGGCGGAACCGTCTCGGCATTCATGCGCCGGTTGTATGCCGCCCAGTCGCGACTGGGCGAACTCATCCGGGCCGGTGATTCGCATCGGATTGATCGGGCTACGGCCCAGGTGACGGTGGTGGCGATCCAATCGCTCCACGACCTGGCCCAGCGATTCGTTGTGGGCGCCTTGCTCCAGGAAACGTTTGCCGAGAAAGAACAGACCGGCCAACGACTCCCCCTCTCGGTGGTGGTTCTTGACGAACTGAACAAGTACGCACCCCGGGAGGGCAACTCCCCGCTCAAAGACATGCTGATCGATATTGCTCAGCGCGGTCGGTCGCTCGGGGTGCTCCTGGTCGGCGCCCAACAGACGGCTTCACGGATCGCCCAGGAGGTCATGGAGAATGCCGCCATCCGGGTGGCGGGCCGGCTCGACGCCGCCGAAGCCGAACGCTCGGAGTACGGCTGGATGCTTCCGTCGACCAGGGCGAGGGCGCGCCTGCTGAAACCAGGCACCATGGTCATTTCTCAACCAGCCATTCCGGTTCCGCTGGTTGTCAACTTCCCGTTCCCACCGTGGGCAACCCGTAGGGAAGAGGTCAGCGAGGACGTAGATCCGTTCGTGGGTCTCTAG
- a CDS encoding exonuclease SbcCD subunit D, which yields MKILHTSDWHVGKKLGRYDRMAEYRDVLGEVVRVADAEDVDLVLVSGDLFDRAAPPMDALALVVETLTDLSGDGTRPVVAVSGNHDSGPLFEVLDPLLAPLGIRLVGDVKRPEEGGVLAVTTRNGDAAIGCFPFLREGRVVDFMEEMGSWYGTYADRVRQITTAYAARASELAGPDGVALLVAHFMVTGVRVGGHGRPRGERALHMGEAYSATSQAVPTSLSYVAMGHIHAPQPIPGAQVPAEYAGSLLELDFGEAGERKRVVIVEAEPGLPASVRSVPLSGGRRLMRATGRWEELIERPDLVDAFVDLTVETNGPDQGLADRARQHFPFLVKVAASYARAEVDRPARSGLAWDELYRDFVTKRTGAEPSDELLTAFRTVLDEAGRQE from the coding sequence GTGAAGATCCTCCATACCTCCGACTGGCATGTCGGCAAAAAGCTGGGCCGATATGACCGTATGGCTGAATACCGCGATGTGCTTGGTGAAGTCGTGCGGGTGGCCGATGCCGAAGACGTCGATTTGGTACTCGTGTCAGGTGACCTGTTCGACCGGGCGGCGCCCCCGATGGACGCGCTCGCGCTGGTCGTCGAGACACTGACCGACCTGTCGGGCGATGGGACCCGTCCGGTGGTGGCAGTGTCGGGAAACCATGATTCAGGTCCTCTGTTTGAAGTACTCGATCCGTTGCTGGCTCCGCTCGGAATCAGGCTGGTTGGAGACGTCAAGCGACCCGAGGAAGGGGGAGTCCTCGCCGTTACGACTCGCAATGGAGACGCGGCGATTGGCTGCTTTCCATTCCTGCGTGAAGGGAGAGTTGTCGACTTCATGGAGGAAATGGGTTCTTGGTACGGGACTTATGCCGATCGGGTCCGCCAGATCACGACGGCCTATGCCGCCCGGGCATCGGAGTTGGCCGGACCTGATGGGGTGGCGTTGTTGGTCGCTCACTTTATGGTGACTGGTGTGCGAGTGGGCGGGCACGGACGGCCCAGAGGGGAACGGGCGTTGCACATGGGTGAGGCCTATTCAGCGACGTCCCAAGCAGTGCCGACCTCCCTGAGCTATGTGGCGATGGGCCACATCCATGCACCGCAGCCGATCCCGGGGGCCCAGGTTCCGGCCGAGTACGCCGGGTCCCTCCTCGAACTCGATTTTGGCGAGGCAGGAGAGCGCAAGAGGGTCGTCATCGTTGAAGCCGAACCTGGCTTACCGGCCTCGGTTCGCTCGGTCCCGTTGTCCGGCGGCCGGCGCCTGATGCGGGCGACTGGCCGATGGGAAGAACTCATCGAACGGCCCGATCTCGTCGATGCCTTCGTTGATCTCACCGTCGAAACCAACGGTCCTGATCAGGGCTTGGCCGATCGGGCCCGTCAGCACTTCCCATTCCTGGTGAAGGTCGCTGCCTCCTATGCTCGAGCCGAAGTCGATCGACCGGCGCGGTCCGGACTGGCGTGGGACGAGTTGTATCGAGACTTCGTGACCAAACGGACTGGGGCCGAGCCGTCCGATGAACTTTTGACTGCATTCCGAACCGTTCTTGACGAAGCTGGGCGCCAGGAGTGA
- a CDS encoding SufE family protein codes for MSYPAKLQRIVDLFASAPKEIRIQALLDYSNRVPPLPPRYAENRDSLEQVHECQSPFFLATEVDKDGAVTMFFESPLEAPTVRGYAGILAEGLNGEQATTILELPNDFYYGIGLEDIVTPQRLRGMGAIVARLKRQISDQLELPSGAAPSRPSEEAE; via the coding sequence ATGAGTTATCCAGCCAAGCTGCAACGCATCGTCGACTTATTCGCAAGTGCTCCCAAGGAGATTCGGATCCAGGCCCTTCTGGACTACTCGAATCGGGTTCCGCCGTTACCGCCGCGTTATGCCGAAAACCGCGACAGCCTTGAACAGGTCCATGAATGCCAGAGCCCTTTCTTCCTCGCTACCGAGGTCGATAAGGACGGAGCCGTCACCATGTTTTTCGAATCCCCCCTTGAGGCCCCAACGGTACGCGGGTACGCGGGCATCCTTGCCGAAGGGCTCAATGGCGAGCAGGCAACCACCATCCTCGAACTGCCGAACGATTTCTACTACGGCATCGGACTGGAGGACATCGTCACGCCCCAGCGGCTGCGAGGCATGGGGGCAATCGTCGCCCGATTGAAGCGCCAGATATCCGATCAGCTTGAGCTGCCAAGCGGGGCCGCACCTTCCCGGCCGAGCGAGGAAGCCGAATGA
- a CDS encoding DUF368 domain-containing protein, which translates to MSETEQSKIPVIVTGFVMGAADLVPGVSGGTIALVFGIYDRLLNAIISIGVTSGRLIVKREFREFARTISLPFLLTLAAGMATAILTLSEPLGRLLDDPDGRIVLFGFFFGLVVASVYVIGRRVTWKPPIAVAFIGGAIIGLVVVQLTPTTGSKAAFATFAAGAIAICAMVLPGISGSFILVILGQYDNILDAVRTRDFGTLLIFVSGIVIGLGLFARLLRRLLNTRADLTLAILSGFMAGSLWKIWPWRICQTIGADGHCVTDSLTSPILNSRAVLAVGLALVGAAVVVSVDHAVRAPNRTA; encoded by the coding sequence ATGTCCGAGACAGAACAGTCCAAGATCCCCGTTATCGTGACCGGATTCGTGATGGGCGCCGCCGACCTCGTTCCGGGAGTGTCGGGCGGAACCATCGCACTCGTGTTTGGAATCTACGATCGCCTGCTCAACGCCATCATCTCTATCGGGGTGACCAGCGGTCGTCTCATCGTCAAGCGCGAGTTTCGCGAATTCGCCCGCACTATCAGCCTTCCGTTCCTACTCACCCTGGCGGCCGGTATGGCCACCGCCATTCTCACGCTGTCGGAACCACTCGGCCGACTCCTCGACGACCCCGATGGTCGCATTGTCCTATTCGGTTTCTTCTTCGGCCTGGTGGTCGCCAGCGTATATGTGATCGGGCGAAGAGTGACGTGGAAGCCGCCGATTGCCGTCGCCTTCATCGGGGGCGCCATCATCGGACTCGTGGTGGTCCAGTTAACCCCGACGACCGGTTCCAAGGCGGCGTTCGCGACGTTCGCCGCTGGAGCCATCGCCATTTGCGCGATGGTGCTCCCTGGCATCTCCGGCTCATTCATCCTCGTCATACTTGGTCAATACGACAACATTCTCGACGCGGTGCGGACCAGGGACTTCGGCACGTTGTTGATCTTTGTGAGCGGTATCGTGATCGGACTTGGCCTGTTCGCCCGGCTGTTGCGAAGGCTGCTGAATACCCGGGCGGACCTGACCCTGGCCATCCTGTCCGGGTTCATGGCGGGCTCACTCTGGAAGATTTGGCCATGGCGAATCTGCCAGACCATTGGTGCAGATGGACACTGTGTTACCGATTCCCTGACGAGCCCAATCCTCAATTCGCGGGCCGTTTTGGCAGTCGGGTTGGCTCTGGTCGGTGCGGCAGTTGTGGTGTCAGTCGACCACGCTGTGCGCGCACCAAATAGAACTGCTTGA